The following are encoded together in the Streptomyces sp. NBC_00358 genome:
- a CDS encoding ABC transporter substrate-binding protein — translation MRQPSVIARRVAVASVSLVVAAGAAACGPKDSDAKSPGGDSQPRKGGTLTVLNANPQQDFDPARLYTSGGGNVPSLVFRTLTTRNRENGAAGTQVVPDLATDTGRPSKNATVWTYTLKKGLKYEDGTPITSADIKYGIERSFAAELSGGAPYLRDWLIGGAAYQGPYKDKKGLDSIETPDDLTIVFHLNKPEGEFPYLATQTQTTPVPKAKDTGTKYEEHPVSSGPYKVVKNENDGERLTLERNTYWSASTDDERKAYPDKIDVRSGLDSSVINQRLSSSQGADATAVTTDTNLGPAELAKVTGDKELASRVGTGHFGYTDYIAFNPKVKPFDNPKVRQAISYAIDRSSVINAAGGSSLAEPATTYLPNQKSFGYTPYDLFPAGASGNAAKAKDLLAQAGYKNGLTVTLTHSNSKNFETSPEIATAVQDALKKAGITVKLQGLEENDYSDKVQSVKTEPGFFLAHWGADWPSGGPFLAPIFDGRQIVKDGANFNTGLLNDKSVNDEIDAINKLTDLDAAAKRWGALDKKIGEQALTVPLFHPVYKRLYGAGVKNIVISDWTGVLDISQVAVK, via the coding sequence ATGCGTCAACCGTCCGTCATAGCGCGCCGCGTGGCCGTTGCATCCGTCAGCCTGGTCGTGGCAGCGGGCGCCGCCGCCTGCGGGCCGAAGGACAGCGATGCCAAGAGTCCCGGTGGCGACTCCCAGCCCCGCAAGGGCGGCACCCTCACCGTCCTGAACGCCAACCCGCAGCAGGACTTCGACCCCGCGCGGCTCTACACCTCCGGCGGCGGCAACGTGCCCTCGCTCGTCTTCCGGACGCTCACCACCCGCAACCGCGAGAACGGGGCCGCCGGCACCCAGGTCGTGCCGGACCTGGCCACCGACACCGGCCGCCCGAGCAAGAACGCGACCGTGTGGACGTACACCCTGAAGAAGGGCCTCAAGTACGAGGACGGGACGCCGATCACCTCCGCCGACATCAAGTACGGCATCGAGCGCTCCTTCGCCGCGGAGCTCTCCGGGGGCGCGCCCTACCTGCGCGACTGGCTGATCGGCGGCGCCGCCTACCAGGGTCCCTACAAGGACAAGAAGGGCCTCGACTCGATCGAGACGCCCGACGACCTGACCATCGTCTTCCACCTGAACAAGCCCGAGGGCGAGTTCCCCTACCTGGCCACGCAGACGCAGACCACCCCCGTCCCGAAGGCCAAGGACACCGGCACGAAGTACGAGGAGCACCCGGTCTCCTCGGGCCCGTACAAGGTCGTCAAGAACGAGAACGACGGCGAGCGCCTCACCCTGGAGCGCAACACGTACTGGTCCGCGTCGACCGACGACGAGCGCAAGGCCTACCCGGACAAGATCGACGTACGGTCCGGCCTGGACTCCTCCGTGATCAACCAGCGGCTGTCCTCCTCCCAGGGCGCGGACGCCACCGCCGTCACGACGGACACCAACCTCGGCCCGGCCGAACTCGCCAAGGTGACCGGGGACAAGGAACTGGCCTCCCGCGTCGGAACCGGCCACTTCGGCTACACCGACTACATCGCCTTCAACCCGAAGGTGAAGCCGTTCGACAACCCCAAGGTGCGCCAGGCGATCTCGTACGCCATCGACCGCAGCTCGGTGATCAACGCCGCCGGCGGCTCCTCGCTCGCCGAGCCCGCGACGACGTACCTGCCGAACCAGAAGTCCTTCGGCTACACGCCCTACGACCTGTTCCCGGCGGGCGCGTCCGGCAACGCCGCCAAGGCGAAGGACCTGCTGGCGCAGGCCGGCTACAAGAACGGCCTGACCGTCACGCTGACGCATTCCAACAGCAAGAACTTCGAGACCAGCCCGGAGATCGCGACCGCCGTCCAGGACGCGCTCAAGAAGGCCGGCATCACCGTCAAGCTCCAGGGACTGGAGGAGAACGACTACAGCGACAAGGTTCAGAGCGTCAAGACCGAGCCGGGCTTCTTCCTCGCCCACTGGGGTGCCGACTGGCCCTCCGGCGGTCCCTTCCTGGCCCCGATCTTCGACGGCCGGCAGATCGTCAAGGACGGAGCCAACTTCAACACCGGCCTCCTCAATGACAAGTCGGTCAATGACGAGATCGACGCGATCAACAAGCTGACCGACCTCGACGCGGCCGCCAAGCGCTGGGGCGCACTGGACAAGAAGATCGGCGAGCAGGCGCTGACCGTGCCGCTGTTCCACCCCGTCTACAAGCGCCTGTACGGCGCGGGCGTCAAGAACATCGTGATCAGCGACTGGACCGGCGTCCTGGACATCTCCCAGGTAGCGGTGAAGTAG
- a CDS encoding TetR/AcrR family transcriptional regulator, producing MTAIEQTEAARPRGTRLPRRARRNQLLGAAQEVFVAQGYHSAAMDDIAERAGVSKPVLYQHFPGKLDLYLALLDQHCESLLLSVRTALASTSDNKLRVRATMDAYFAYVEDEGGAFRLVFESDLTNEPAVRERVDKVTLECAEAICDVIAEDTGLSRTESMLLASGLGGLAQVVARSWLHSDHSVPRDQAVQLLTSLAWRGIAGFPLHGSENH from the coding sequence GTGACAGCCATCGAGCAGACAGAGGCAGCACGCCCGCGGGGCACTCGCCTGCCGCGCCGTGCCCGACGCAACCAGCTCCTCGGCGCCGCCCAGGAAGTTTTCGTTGCGCAGGGGTATCACTCGGCCGCCATGGACGACATCGCCGAGCGCGCGGGCGTCAGCAAGCCGGTTCTCTACCAGCACTTCCCGGGCAAGCTCGATCTGTACCTCGCGCTGCTGGACCAGCACTGCGAGTCGCTGCTCCTGTCGGTGCGGACGGCGCTCGCGTCGACCTCGGACAACAAGCTGCGCGTCCGCGCCACCATGGACGCCTACTTCGCGTACGTGGAGGACGAGGGCGGCGCGTTCCGGCTGGTCTTCGAGTCGGACCTGACCAATGAGCCGGCGGTGCGCGAGCGCGTCGACAAGGTGACGCTCGAATGCGCCGAGGCGATCTGCGACGTCATCGCGGAGGACACCGGTCTCTCGCGCACCGAGTCGATGCTCCTCGCCTCGGGGCTCGGCGGTCTGGCCCAGGTGGTGGCCCGTTCCTGGCTGCACAGCGACCACAGTGTCCCGCGCGACCAGGCGGTCCAGCTGCTGACCTCGCTCGCCTGGCGGGGCATCGCGGGCTTCCCGCTGCACGGCAGCGAGAACCACTGA
- a CDS encoding DUF3152 domain-containing protein produces the protein MGRHSRRGRADKADTSRTRAVPAAEAAPGPVPGPDDARRAATRSPGSQGPYPPAGGTSPRGAAQRGAPRFDDATPAHGFPRPAEGTPARGVPRFQDGTGPQGGPRLPDGTPAHGFPRMTEGTPARGVPRFADGTPAHGVPRFDDGTPARGVPRFFDGTPAHGVPRLPDGTPAHGMPQVRGGHPEQREQGGGWGESRAGGAPQGAPPGPRVPRQRQEAVAAPRQAYVDAFDLDARESGDLAAPRDGAARRTAARAADPHGPAAEWDGRSTGTGGRPLPDTDEQGEGKARKSWAFTGIAAAAVTTVLAVVVAGQMTSGQHDTGARTESADGAAGRATQDSASRGDDRPTQSGQPAVAAAALTFDQKMARTYPLGAKLKGSGKFDVVPGVAKAPGKGHKYTYRVDIEQGLGLDGALFADAVQKTLNDGRSWAHKGARTFERVDSGKPDFVITLASPGTTAEWCAKSGLDTTEDNVSCDSASTERVMINAYRWAQGSKTYGFGDKIHSYRQMLINHEVGHRLGYGHVSCQKDGDLAPVMQQQTKFLDHDGIHCLANPWPYPTS, from the coding sequence GTGGGACGACACAGTCGTCGGGGGCGGGCCGACAAGGCGGACACCTCGCGGACGCGAGCGGTGCCGGCGGCGGAGGCGGCTCCCGGTCCGGTGCCGGGTCCTGACGACGCCCGCCGCGCGGCGACCCGGTCGCCCGGTTCGCAGGGCCCCTACCCGCCCGCGGGAGGGACTTCACCGCGCGGCGCGGCACAGCGAGGCGCACCGCGCTTCGACGACGCGACCCCCGCGCACGGCTTCCCGCGGCCGGCCGAGGGCACTCCCGCGCGCGGGGTCCCGCGTTTCCAGGACGGCACCGGCCCCCAGGGCGGACCGCGGCTTCCCGACGGGACCCCGGCGCACGGCTTCCCGCGGATGACCGAGGGCACTCCCGCACGCGGGGTGCCGCGATTCGCGGACGGGACCCCCGCGCACGGGGTCCCGCGGTTCGACGACGGCACCCCGGCACGCGGGGTGCCGCGTTTTTTCGACGGGACCCCGGCGCACGGTGTGCCGCGGCTCCCCGACGGGACCCCGGCCCACGGAATGCCGCAGGTGCGCGGCGGGCATCCCGAGCAGCGTGAACAGGGCGGCGGCTGGGGGGAGTCCAGGGCCGGTGGGGCTCCGCAGGGCGCGCCTCCCGGGCCGAGGGTCCCCCGGCAGCGCCAGGAGGCCGTGGCGGCACCCCGCCAGGCGTACGTCGACGCCTTCGACCTCGACGCGCGGGAGAGCGGCGACCTCGCCGCGCCCCGTGACGGCGCCGCTCGGCGGACGGCCGCCCGTGCCGCCGACCCCCACGGCCCCGCCGCCGAGTGGGACGGCCGGTCCACCGGGACCGGTGGGCGGCCACTGCCGGACACCGACGAGCAGGGCGAGGGCAAGGCCCGCAAGAGCTGGGCGTTCACCGGGATCGCGGCGGCCGCCGTCACCACCGTGCTGGCCGTCGTCGTGGCCGGGCAGATGACGTCGGGACAGCACGACACCGGCGCGCGGACGGAGTCCGCCGACGGCGCCGCCGGCCGGGCGACCCAGGACTCCGCCTCGCGCGGAGACGACCGGCCGACCCAGTCGGGGCAGCCGGCCGTGGCCGCGGCGGCCCTGACGTTCGACCAGAAGATGGCCCGGACGTACCCGCTCGGGGCGAAGCTCAAGGGGTCGGGGAAGTTCGACGTGGTGCCCGGAGTCGCCAAGGCGCCGGGCAAGGGGCACAAGTACACCTACCGCGTGGACATCGAACAGGGCCTCGGTCTGGACGGCGCGCTCTTCGCCGACGCCGTGCAGAAGACCCTGAACGACGGACGGAGCTGGGCCCACAAGGGTGCCCGCACCTTCGAGCGGGTCGATTCCGGCAAACCGGACTTCGTCATCACGCTGGCGAGTCCCGGCACCACCGCCGAGTGGTGCGCCAAGTCGGGGCTCGACACCACGGAGGACAACGTGTCGTGCGACTCGGCGTCCACCGAGCGCGTCATGATCAACGCGTACCGCTGGGCCCAGGGCTCCAAGACCTACGGCTTCGGTGACAAGATCCACTCCTACCGGCAGATGCTGATCAACCACGAGGTCGGCCACCGGCTCGGATACGGGCACGTCTCCTGCCAGAAGGACGGAGACCTCGCCCCGGTCATGCAGCAGCAGACCAAGTTCCTCGACCACGACGGAATCCACTGTCTGGCCAACCCCTGGCCCTATCCCACGAGTTGA
- a CDS encoding alpha/beta fold hydrolase, with amino-acid sequence MSRPYTFVPPAGVRAYRLSTARGEFAVLDAVPDGGSKGTALLLPGFTGSKEDFIALHAPLAAAGYRTVAVDGRGQFESEGPRDDETAYAQGELAQDVLAQVAAVGEPVHLLGHSLGGQIARAAVLVDPSPFLSLTLMASGPAQISTPQQQRVKLLRDALAVMSMAEVWDAIRAMESPEETDTGGLDAGLDDLADLRRRWLANSPAQLVATGRQLCEEPDRVAELAAVPLPKHVISGERDDTWSVSLLDGMALRLDAHRTVVEGAEHSPNADQPLETAHALAGFWDSTGTNPAP; translated from the coding sequence ATGAGCAGGCCCTATACCTTCGTTCCGCCCGCCGGCGTCCGCGCCTATCGGCTGTCGACCGCGCGCGGCGAGTTCGCCGTGCTCGACGCCGTGCCGGACGGCGGGTCCAAGGGGACCGCCTTGCTGCTGCCGGGCTTCACCGGGAGCAAGGAGGACTTCATCGCGCTGCACGCGCCGTTGGCGGCGGCGGGGTACCGGACGGTGGCCGTGGACGGGCGCGGACAGTTCGAGAGCGAGGGCCCGAGAGACGACGAAACGGCTTACGCGCAGGGCGAGTTGGCGCAGGACGTACTCGCGCAGGTCGCCGCGGTGGGCGAGCCCGTGCACCTTCTGGGACACTCGCTCGGCGGCCAGATCGCCCGCGCCGCGGTGCTGGTCGACCCGTCGCCGTTCCTCTCCCTGACGCTGATGGCCTCCGGCCCCGCCCAGATCTCCACGCCGCAGCAGCAGCGCGTCAAACTGCTGCGGGACGCGCTGGCCGTGATGAGCATGGCCGAGGTGTGGGATGCCATCCGGGCGATGGAGTCGCCGGAGGAGACCGACACGGGCGGGCTCGACGCGGGGCTCGACGACCTCGCCGACCTGCGCCGCCGCTGGCTCGCCAACAGTCCCGCCCAGCTCGTCGCCACGGGCCGCCAGCTCTGCGAAGAGCCCGACCGCGTCGCCGAACTGGCCGCCGTCCCCCTCCCGAAGCACGTGATATCCGGGGAACGCGACGACACCTGGTCGGTCTCCCTGCTGGACGGGATGGCCCTACGACTGGACGCGCACCGCACGGTCGTCGAGGGCGCGGAGCACTCCCCGAACGCCGATCAGCCCCTGGAGACCGCCCACGCCCTCGCCGGCTTCTGGGACAGCACGGGCACGAACCCCGCCCCCTGA
- a CDS encoding ABC transporter permease — protein MSEALAASSAPVTDTSVTGASGARQFWRRLRAQRAALVAAAVVALLVLVALAAPLLTAIEGQDPTTFHPSLVDSARGGVPVGPLGGMGADHWLGVEPQTGRDLFARLVYGARVSLGVALAATLVQVTIAVVVGVAAALGNRWVDQLLSRVTEIIVALPLMIMSLALLAIVPGSFPRPVLVALVIGLIAWGTLAKIVRAQTLTLKQLDYVAAARLSGWGTWRIARRDLLPGLAAPLITYSALLVPANIGVEAALSFLGVGVKPPTPSWGQMLTAADVWYQAAPQYLLLPAGALFLTVLALTVLGDGVRTALDPRAASRLRVGTGRRREARADASGNADASAAAADDGVPLPRQDTGTPPRDAGKPTYAAGTSAQDAGTPPRGADVPRPGTSGDDTKETTV, from the coding sequence GTGAGCGAGGCACTTGCCGCCTCCTCGGCCCCCGTGACGGACACGTCCGTCACGGGGGCCTCGGGGGCCCGTCAGTTCTGGCGGCGGCTGCGTGCGCAGCGCGCCGCCCTCGTCGCGGCGGCCGTCGTCGCCCTGCTCGTCCTGGTCGCACTCGCCGCGCCACTGCTCACGGCGATCGAGGGCCAGGACCCCACCACCTTCCACCCCTCGCTGGTGGACTCCGCCCGCGGTGGCGTCCCCGTCGGCCCGCTCGGCGGCATGGGCGCGGACCACTGGCTGGGCGTCGAACCCCAGACCGGCCGCGACCTCTTCGCACGCCTCGTGTACGGCGCCCGGGTCTCCCTCGGCGTCGCCCTCGCGGCGACGCTGGTGCAGGTCACCATCGCCGTCGTCGTGGGCGTCGCGGCCGCGCTCGGGAACCGATGGGTCGATCAACTGCTGAGCCGCGTCACGGAGATCATCGTCGCGCTGCCGCTGATGATCATGTCGCTGGCGCTGCTGGCCATCGTGCCCGGCAGCTTCCCGCGTCCCGTACTCGTCGCCCTCGTCATCGGCCTGATCGCCTGGGGCACCCTCGCGAAGATCGTGCGCGCGCAGACCCTCACGCTCAAGCAACTGGACTACGTCGCCGCCGCGCGGCTCAGCGGCTGGGGCACCTGGCGCATCGCCCGCCGCGATCTGCTGCCGGGCCTCGCCGCCCCCCTCATCACGTACTCCGCGCTCCTCGTGCCGGCGAACATCGGCGTCGAGGCGGCGCTGTCGTTCCTCGGCGTCGGTGTGAAGCCCCCGACGCCGTCCTGGGGACAGATGCTGACCGCTGCCGACGTCTGGTACCAGGCCGCACCGCAGTATCTGCTGCTGCCGGCCGGCGCGCTGTTCCTCACCGTCCTCGCCCTGACCGTCCTCGGCGACGGGGTGCGCACCGCCCTCGACCCGCGCGCGGCTTCCCGCCTGCGCGTCGGCACGGGCCGCAGACGGGAGGCCAGGGCCGACGCGAGCGGGAACGCGGACGCGTCCGCCGCGGCCGCCGACGACGGCGTTCCCCTGCCCCGACAGGACACCGGAACGCCTCCGCGGGACGCCGGGAAGCCCACGTACGCTGCCGGAACCTCTGCGCAGGACGCCGGAACGCCTCCGCGGGGCGCGGATGTTCCCCGGCCCGGTACATCCGGCGACGACACGAAGGAGACCACGGTATGA
- a CDS encoding ferritin-like fold-containing protein, with protein MRFMTTPDNAAEKPSGAPADTAPAATGVAAQNWDTASVDPQYRAAVVDLLGALAYGELAAFERLAEDAKLAPTLSDKSELAKMASSEFHHFEQLRDRLAAVGAEPTQAMEPFVAALDGFHRQTAPSDWLEGLVKAYVGDSIASDFYREVAARLDSDTRKLVLGVLDDTGHAGFAIEKVRAAIDADPRVGGRLALWARRLMGEALSQSQRVVADRDALSTMLVGGVADGFDLAEVGRMFSRITEAHTKRMAALGLAA; from the coding sequence GTGCGCTTCATGACGACGCCTGACAACGCCGCTGAGAAGCCCTCCGGGGCCCCCGCCGACACCGCCCCCGCGGCCACCGGGGTCGCCGCGCAGAACTGGGACACGGCCTCGGTCGACCCCCAGTACCGCGCCGCGGTCGTGGACCTGCTGGGAGCGCTCGCGTACGGCGAGCTCGCGGCGTTCGAGCGGCTCGCGGAGGACGCCAAGCTGGCGCCCACGCTCAGCGACAAGTCGGAACTGGCGAAGATGGCGTCCTCCGAGTTCCACCACTTCGAGCAGTTGCGGGACCGGCTCGCCGCGGTCGGCGCGGAGCCGACGCAGGCGATGGAGCCGTTCGTCGCGGCGCTCGACGGCTTCCACCGGCAGACGGCCCCCTCGGACTGGCTGGAGGGGCTCGTCAAGGCCTACGTCGGCGACTCGATCGCCAGTGACTTCTACCGTGAGGTCGCGGCCCGGCTCGACTCGGACACGCGCAAGCTCGTCCTCGGCGTCCTCGACGACACCGGTCACGCCGGCTTCGCCATCGAGAAGGTGCGCGCCGCGATCGACGCCGACCCCCGGGTGGGGGGCCGGCTCGCGCTGTGGGCGCGACGGCTGATGGGCGAGGCGCTGTCCCAGTCGCAGCGCGTGGTCGCCGACCGCGACGCCCTGTCGACGATGCTCGTGGGCGGCGTCGCCGACGGATTCGACCTCGCCGAGGTCGGCCGGATGTTCTCCCGGATCACCGAGGCGCACACCAAGCGGATGGCCGCACTGGGCCTCGCCGCCTAG
- a CDS encoding DEAD/DEAH box helicase, giving the protein MTLPVALSGSDVIGQAKTGTGKTLGFGLPLLERVTVPADVEAGRAKPEQLTDAPQALVVVPTRELCTQVTNDLLTAGKVRNVRVLAIYGGRAYEPQVEALKKGVDVIVGTPGRLLDLAGQKKLNLKHVKALVLDEADEMLDLGFLPDVEKIMNMLPARRQTMLFSATMPGAVIGLARRYMSQPTHIRASEPDDSGATVRNTAQFIYRAHNMDKPELVARILQADGRGLAMVFCRTKRTAADLADQLQQRGFASGAVHGDLGQGAREQALRAFRNGKVDVLVCTDVAARGIDVEGVTHVINYQSPEDEKTYLHRIGRTGRAGAKGIAITLVDWDDIPRWQLINKALDLGFGNPPETYSTSPHLFEELSIPVGTKGVLPRSERTRAGLSAEEVEDLGETGGRGAPRGRGGRTAAPSTTERERERPARTPRQRRRTRNGAPMDETSTSAETTTESPASVEATEPRTPRRRRRTRGGTGSEPVAAAAVAAPVAEAAVATAEGVTDEPAAPRRRRTRKSAGPAETAVETAEAAVTAAEAVVESAAAEIVAEAPARPARRRTRKAAETAPAAEPVAEAVEVTETAAKPVRRRTRKAAEAVLDTVEAVATEVAETVTETKPRRTRAKAAATEVAETAEGTEATDAKPVRRRTRKAVADTDIPAQAADETDTKPATRRRTRKAAEAVLDTVEAVATEVAETVTETKPRRTRAKAAATVATDTAEAAEATDAKPVRRRTRKAVADTDIPAQAADETDTKPATRRRTRKAVAAEPTES; this is encoded by the coding sequence ATGACGCTCCCGGTAGCCCTTTCCGGCTCCGACGTCATCGGCCAGGCCAAGACCGGCACCGGCAAGACGCTGGGCTTCGGCCTTCCGCTCCTGGAGCGCGTCACCGTCCCCGCGGACGTCGAGGCGGGCCGGGCCAAGCCCGAGCAGCTCACCGACGCCCCGCAGGCCCTCGTCGTCGTCCCGACGCGTGAGCTGTGCACCCAGGTGACCAACGACCTGCTGACCGCGGGCAAGGTCCGCAACGTGCGCGTTCTCGCCATCTACGGCGGCCGTGCGTACGAGCCCCAGGTGGAGGCCCTGAAGAAGGGCGTCGACGTCATCGTCGGCACCCCGGGGCGACTGCTGGACCTCGCGGGCCAGAAGAAGCTCAACCTCAAGCACGTCAAGGCGCTCGTCCTCGACGAGGCCGACGAGATGCTCGACCTGGGCTTCCTGCCCGACGTCGAGAAGATCATGAACATGCTGCCGGCCCGCCGTCAGACGATGCTGTTCTCGGCGACCATGCCGGGCGCGGTCATCGGTCTCGCGCGCCGCTACATGTCGCAGCCCACACACATCCGCGCCTCCGAGCCGGACGACTCGGGCGCGACGGTCCGCAACACCGCGCAGTTCATCTACCGCGCGCACAACATGGACAAGCCGGAGCTGGTCGCCCGCATACTGCAGGCCGACGGCCGGGGACTGGCCATGGTCTTCTGCCGCACCAAGCGCACGGCGGCCGACCTCGCCGACCAGCTCCAGCAGCGCGGTTTCGCGTCCGGCGCGGTCCACGGCGACCTCGGCCAGGGCGCCCGCGAGCAGGCGCTGCGCGCGTTCCGCAACGGCAAGGTGGACGTCCTCGTCTGCACCGACGTCGCGGCCCGCGGTATCGACGTCGAGGGTGTCACCCACGTCATCAACTACCAGTCCCCCGAGGACGAGAAGACGTACCTGCACCGCATCGGCCGTACCGGCCGCGCGGGCGCCAAGGGCATCGCGATCACCCTCGTCGACTGGGACGACATCCCGCGCTGGCAGCTCATCAACAAGGCACTGGACCTCGGCTTCGGCAACCCGCCGGAGACGTACTCCACGTCCCCGCACCTCTTCGAGGAACTGAGCATCCCGGTCGGCACCAAGGGTGTCCTGCCGCGTTCCGAGCGCACCCGCGCCGGGCTCTCGGCCGAAGAGGTCGAGGACCTGGGCGAGACCGGTGGCCGTGGCGCCCCGCGTGGCCGCGGTGGTCGTACGGCGGCGCCGTCGACCACCGAGCGAGAGCGTGAGCGCCCGGCGCGCACGCCGCGCCAGCGCCGTCGTACGCGCAACGGTGCGCCGATGGACGAGACGTCCACGTCCGCCGAGACGACCACGGAGTCTCCCGCGTCCGTCGAGGCCACCGAGCCCCGCACGCCGCGCCGCCGTCGGCGTACCCGCGGTGGAACGGGCTCCGAGCCGGTGGCCGCCGCTGCCGTGGCCGCCCCGGTGGCCGAGGCCGCCGTCGCGACGGCCGAGGGTGTCACCGACGAGCCGGCCGCGCCGCGCCGTCGCCGGACCCGCAAGAGTGCCGGACCGGCCGAGACCGCCGTCGAGACGGCGGAGGCGGCCGTGACCGCGGCCGAGGCCGTCGTCGAGAGTGCCGCCGCCGAGATCGTCGCCGAGGCTCCGGCCAGGCCGGCCCGTCGTCGGACCCGCAAGGCCGCCGAGACGGCGCCTGCGGCCGAGCCGGTCGCCGAGGCCGTCGAGGTCACCGAGACCGCGGCCAAGCCCGTGCGGCGCCGGACGCGCAAGGCCGCGGAGGCCGTCCTCGACACCGTCGAGGCCGTCGCGACCGAGGTGGCCGAGACCGTCACGGAGACCAAGCCGCGGCGCACCCGCGCCAAGGCCGCCGCGACCGAGGTGGCCGAGACCGCCGAAGGCACCGAGGCCACGGACGCCAAGCCCGTACGCCGCCGGACCCGCAAGGCCGTCGCCGACACCGACATCCCGGCCCAGGCCGCCGACGAGACGGACACCAAGCCCGCCACCCGTCGACGCACCCGCAAGGCCGCGGAGGCCGTCCTCGACACCGTCGAGGCCGTCGCGACCGAGGTGGCCGAGACCGTCACGGAGACCAAGCCGCGGCGCACCCGCGCCAAGGCCGCCGCGACCGTCGCCACCGACACCGCCGAAGCCGCCGAGGCCACGGACGCCAAGCCCGTACGCCGCCGGACCCGCAAGGCCGTCGCCGACACCGACATCCCGGCCCAGGCCGCCGACGAGACGGACACCAAGCCCGCCACCCGTCGACGCACCCGCAAGGCTGTCGCCGCGGAGCCCACGGAGAGCTGA
- a CDS encoding alpha/beta fold hydrolase, producing the protein MSSTELPSAPAATVMPRVGAVRVAEGERLRSVGLPGITLTVRSRPPVRENLPSALYVHGLGGSSQNWSALMSLLDGLVDSEALDLPGFGDSPPPDDGDYSVTGHARAVIRYLDASGRGPVHLFGNSLGGAVTTRVAAVRPDLVRTLTLVSPALPEIRAQRSAWPTALLALPGVAGLFTRLTQDWSAEQRVRGVLALCYGDPGIVTPEGFRHAVEEMERRLALPYFWDAMARSARGVVNAYTLGGQHGLWRQAERVLAPTLLVYGGRDQLVGYRMAQRAARAFRDSRLLSLPEAGHVAMMEYPETVATAFRELLADLGELTSSVAIGAES; encoded by the coding sequence ATGTCTTCGACCGAACTCCCTTCCGCGCCGGCCGCCACCGTGATGCCGAGGGTCGGTGCCGTCAGGGTCGCGGAGGGCGAGCGACTGCGATCGGTCGGGCTGCCCGGCATCACGCTGACGGTCCGGTCGAGACCGCCGGTCCGGGAGAACCTGCCGTCCGCGCTGTACGTGCACGGTCTGGGCGGTTCCTCGCAGAACTGGTCGGCGCTGATGTCCCTGCTCGACGGGCTCGTGGACAGTGAGGCCCTGGACCTGCCGGGCTTCGGCGACTCGCCGCCGCCGGACGACGGCGACTACTCGGTCACCGGCCACGCGCGCGCGGTCATCCGCTATCTCGACGCGTCCGGACGCGGGCCTGTACATCTTTTCGGCAATTCACTCGGTGGAGCCGTCACGACGCGCGTCGCCGCCGTGCGGCCGGATCTCGTCCGGACGCTCACGTTGGTCTCACCCGCGCTCCCCGAGATCCGCGCGCAGCGCTCCGCGTGGCCGACCGCGCTGCTCGCGCTGCCCGGGGTGGCGGGGCTGTTCACCAGACTCACCCAGGACTGGAGCGCTGAGCAGCGGGTACGGGGGGTGCTGGCCCTCTGTTACGGCGACCCCGGCATCGTCACGCCCGAGGGGTTCCGCCACGCGGTCGAGGAGATGGAGCGGCGGCTCGCCCTGCCCTACTTCTGGGACGCCATGGCACGCTCCGCGCGCGGGGTCGTGAACGCGTACACGCTGGGCGGACAGCACGGGTTGTGGCGTCAGGCCGAACGGGTGCTCGCCCCGACGCTCCTCGTCTACGGAGGCCGCGACCAACTTGTCGGCTACCGTATGGCGCAGCGCGCGGCCCGTGCCTTCCGCGACTCCCGGCTGCTGTCCCTGCCGGAGGCGGGGCACGTCGCCATGATGGAGTATCCGGAGACGGTCGCCACCGCCTTTCGTGAACTCCTGGCGGATCTGGGAGAGTTGACCTCTTCGGTGGCAATCGGCGCGGAGAGCTGA
- a CDS encoding Ms4533A family Cys-rich leader peptide, whose protein sequence is MSPRHASVRAALELALFGVTALCVADIHCC, encoded by the coding sequence ATGTCACCCCGTCACGCCTCCGTTCGCGCCGCTCTTGAGCTGGCGCTCTTCGGCGTGACCGCGCTCTGCGTGGCCGACATCCACTGTTGCTGA
- a CDS encoding DUF3107 domain-containing protein, protein MEVKIGVLHAPREIVLESGQTPEEVERAVSEALAGKSQLLSLVDDHGRKVLVPADRLAYVELGEPTQRKVGFSAL, encoded by the coding sequence GTGGAGGTCAAGATCGGCGTGCTGCACGCGCCCCGCGAGATCGTTCTGGAGAGCGGTCAGACCCCGGAAGAGGTCGAGCGCGCGGTGTCCGAGGCGCTGGCCGGCAAGTCGCAGCTGCTGAGCCTCGTGGACGACCACGGCCGCAAGGTCCTGGTTCCGGCCGACCGGCTGGCGTACGTGGAGCTCGGTGAGCCCACGCAGCGCAAGGTCGGATTCAGCGCTCTGTAG